A DNA window from Pseudomonas resinovorans NBRC 106553 contains the following coding sequences:
- a CDS encoding mannuronate-specific alginate lyase gives MPQRQTWLIAPLLAGILLAGQAHAADLVPPRGYFAPVDIDAKSAGQCKAPPVPYTAKLEFRSKYEGSDKARATLNPAAEKAFRDKTAAITEMERGVSKMVMEYMRKGQRTQLECSLQWLGSWAQANALLSTEYNHTGKSMRKWALGSMASAYLRLKFSESQPLAPYQAQTQVIESWFSRLADQVVHDWSDLPLKKINNHSYWAAWSVMATSVATNRQDLFDWSVNQYRVATSQVDKDGFLPNELKRRQRALAYHNYSLPPLAMIASFAQANGLDLRNENDGALQRLGDKVLAGVDDPEAFDDKTGDDQDMSELKKHSKFAWLEPWCSLYQCSAATLERKDEMGPYKTFRLGGDVTRVFHPKKEGGS, from the coding sequence ATGCCGCAACGTCAAACCTGGCTTATCGCTCCCCTGCTCGCCGGCATCCTGCTCGCCGGGCAGGCCCACGCCGCCGACCTGGTGCCGCCGCGAGGCTACTTCGCGCCTGTGGATATCGACGCCAAGTCGGCCGGCCAATGCAAGGCACCGCCAGTGCCCTATACCGCCAAGCTGGAGTTCCGCAGCAAGTACGAGGGCTCCGACAAGGCCCGCGCGACCCTGAATCCGGCAGCGGAAAAGGCCTTCCGCGACAAGACCGCGGCCATCACCGAGATGGAGCGCGGCGTCAGCAAGATGGTCATGGAGTACATGCGCAAGGGCCAGCGCACCCAGCTCGAATGCAGCCTGCAGTGGTTGGGCAGCTGGGCGCAGGCCAACGCCCTGCTCAGCACCGAGTACAACCACACCGGCAAGTCCATGCGCAAATGGGCACTAGGCAGCATGGCCTCGGCCTACCTGCGCCTAAAGTTCTCCGAGTCCCAGCCGCTGGCGCCCTACCAGGCGCAGACCCAGGTGATCGAATCCTGGTTCTCGCGCCTGGCCGATCAGGTCGTCCACGACTGGAGCGACCTGCCACTGAAGAAGATCAACAACCACTCCTACTGGGCCGCCTGGTCGGTGATGGCCACCAGCGTCGCCACCAACCGCCAGGACCTCTTCGACTGGTCGGTGAACCAGTACCGCGTCGCGACGAGCCAGGTGGACAAGGACGGTTTCCTGCCCAACGAACTCAAGCGCCGCCAGCGCGCCCTGGCCTACCACAACTACAGCCTGCCGCCGCTGGCGATGATCGCCAGCTTCGCCCAGGCCAACGGCCTCGACCTGCGCAACGAGAACGACGGCGCCCTGCAACGCCTCGGCGACAAGGTGCTGGCCGGCGTGGACGACCCGGAAGCCTTCGACGACAAGACCGGCGACGACCAGGACATGAGCGAGCTGAAGAAGCATTCCAAGTTCGCCTGGCTGGAGCCCTGGTGCTCGCTCTACCAGTGCTCGGCCGCAACCCTCGAACGCAAGGACGAGATGGGCCCCTACAAGACCTTCCGCCTGGGCGGCGACGTGACCCGGGTGTTCCACCCGAAGAAGGAGGGTGGGAGCTGA
- a CDS encoding alginate export family protein, with protein MSNKPWIRAGLGLSLLAVGIAHAAQPEGRNFGLDVKITAQSEDDRDLGTRDGGDVNGIGLDLRPWVYGERGEWSAFAMGQAVTATDIVETDTLESSDIEADASQGNNGREPDKSYLAMREFWVDYGGLTAYPGEHLRFGRQRVRSDEGTWWDTNIEALRWSFDTTLLRAHAGVAERFSDYRTDIDELAPEDEDRQHFFGDISTQWRPGHWVGAKLHHSHDTGDLPKVGEEVDELSKRTTGDLTWLGLEADGGFFDRRSTQPLNYWAQATWLTGDVDELSQTTVGDQNIASGKRNVDVDAWALDLGLRWNIDDQWKVGGAYARGSGGGDDDSSEQFRQTGLESNRSNFTGTEARMHRFGEAFRGELSNLQVATAFTSWQMGEDYDASLVYHRFWRVDDNQDVGQSGIIAPLEDGEKDIGQEMDLVVTRYFKQGLLPASMAEHLDERSALVRLRGGVFKPGDAYGSGTDSLMHRAFVDVIWRF; from the coding sequence ATGAGCAACAAACCCTGGATTCGTGCAGGCCTCGGCCTGTCCCTGCTGGCCGTCGGCATCGCCCACGCAGCCCAGCCCGAAGGCCGCAATTTCGGCCTGGACGTGAAGATCACCGCGCAGTCGGAAGACGACCGCGACCTCGGCACCCGCGATGGCGGCGACGTCAACGGCATCGGTCTGGACCTGCGCCCCTGGGTCTATGGCGAGCGCGGCGAGTGGAGCGCCTTCGCCATGGGCCAGGCGGTCACCGCCACCGACATCGTCGAAACCGATACCCTGGAATCCAGCGACATCGAAGCCGACGCCAGCCAGGGCAACAACGGCCGCGAGCCGGACAAGAGCTACCTGGCCATGCGCGAATTCTGGGTCGACTACGGCGGCCTCACCGCCTACCCCGGCGAGCACCTGCGCTTCGGTCGCCAGCGCGTGCGCAGCGACGAAGGCACCTGGTGGGACACCAACATCGAAGCCCTGCGCTGGAGCTTCGACACCACCCTGCTGCGCGCCCATGCCGGCGTCGCCGAGCGCTTCTCCGACTACCGCACGGACATCGACGAACTGGCCCCGGAAGACGAAGACCGCCAGCACTTCTTCGGTGACATCTCCACCCAATGGCGTCCCGGCCACTGGGTGGGCGCCAAGCTGCATCACAGCCACGACACCGGCGACCTGCCCAAGGTGGGCGAGGAAGTCGACGAACTGTCCAAGCGCACCACCGGCGACCTCACCTGGCTGGGCCTGGAAGCCGACGGTGGCTTCTTCGACCGCCGCTCCACCCAGCCGCTGAACTACTGGGCCCAGGCCACCTGGCTGACCGGTGATGTCGATGAGCTGTCGCAGACCACCGTGGGCGACCAGAACATCGCCAGCGGCAAGCGCAACGTCGATGTCGACGCCTGGGCCCTGGACCTCGGCCTGCGCTGGAACATCGACGACCAGTGGAAAGTCGGCGGCGCCTACGCCCGTGGCAGCGGCGGTGGCGATGACGACAGCTCCGAGCAGTTCCGCCAGACCGGCCTCGAGAGCAACCGCTCCAACTTCACCGGCACCGAAGCCCGCATGCACCGCTTCGGCGAGGCCTTCCGTGGCGAGCTGAGCAACCTCCAGGTCGCCACCGCCTTCACCTCCTGGCAGATGGGCGAGGACTACGACGCGAGCCTGGTCTACCACCGCTTCTGGCGCGTGGACGACAACCAGGACGTCGGCCAGAGCGGAATCATCGCGCCGCTGGAAGACGGCGAGAAAGACATCGGCCAGGAAATGGACCTGGTGGTGACCCGCTACTTCAAGCAGGGCCTGCTGCCGGCCTCCATGGCCGAGCACCTGGACGAGCGTTCGGCCCTGGTGCGTTTGCGTGGCGGCGTGTTCAAGCCGGGCGATGCCTACGGCAGCGGCACCGACTCACTGATGCACCGCGCCTTCGTAGACGTCATCTGGCGCTTCTGA
- the algG gene encoding mannuronan 5-epimerase AlgG, translating to MGGVVLGALQFAAPWVQGAELAQELKPIKNYTVSTAPVEQLHLETPKVPDLSGYTAQAVEAKIDRSKPGRVVVRRMVQQDALKDFIGGDERLREWVKRQQAMPQAIFIEGGHVTPQDLARALPDSQFSETEPGVYLARLPVVVAQGANLEIGKDTKDFRLSQERGAFLVNDGKLFITQSQLTAWNEAKKEPAWFRKPDEFRPFLVSWGGSELYIVGSKVTSLGYNNSKSYGVSITQYTPGQAKRLKRSAPTGWLLDSEFVDHWYGFYCFEAENVVIKGNTYRDNIVYGIDPHDRSHGLIIAHNTVFGTRKKHGIIISREVDDSWIVHNKSYDNKLSGIVIDRNSVNNLVAWNEVYQNHSDGITLYESSNNLLWGNRIVNNKRHGIRVRNSVNIRLYENLSAANGLTGVYGHIKDLSNTDRNIELDPFDTKVSLILVGGKLAGNASSPLSIDSPLSVELYRVELLAPSKSTGISFAGILGEKQDEILDLMVRRQQAVLIDPVESQAELQD from the coding sequence ATGGGCGGCGTCGTGCTCGGCGCCCTGCAGTTCGCCGCACCCTGGGTCCAGGGTGCCGAGCTGGCTCAGGAGCTGAAGCCGATCAAGAACTACACGGTGTCCACCGCACCGGTGGAGCAGCTGCACCTGGAAACGCCCAAGGTGCCGGACCTGTCCGGCTACACCGCGCAGGCCGTGGAGGCGAAGATCGACCGATCGAAGCCCGGCCGCGTGGTGGTCCGGCGCATGGTCCAGCAGGACGCGCTGAAAGACTTCATCGGCGGCGACGAGCGCCTGCGCGAGTGGGTCAAGCGCCAGCAGGCCATGCCCCAGGCGATCTTCATCGAAGGCGGCCACGTGACCCCGCAGGACCTCGCGCGCGCCCTGCCCGACAGCCAGTTCAGCGAGACCGAGCCGGGTGTCTACCTGGCCCGCCTGCCCGTGGTGGTGGCCCAGGGCGCGAACCTGGAGATCGGCAAGGACACCAAGGACTTCCGCCTGTCCCAGGAGCGCGGCGCGTTCCTGGTCAACGACGGCAAGCTGTTCATCACCCAGAGCCAGCTCACCGCCTGGAACGAGGCGAAGAAGGAGCCGGCCTGGTTCCGCAAGCCCGACGAGTTCCGCCCCTTCCTGGTTTCCTGGGGCGGTAGCGAGCTGTACATCGTCGGCAGCAAGGTCACCAGCCTCGGCTACAACAACTCCAAGTCCTACGGCGTCTCCATCACCCAGTACACCCCGGGCCAGGCAAAGCGCCTGAAGCGCTCGGCGCCCACCGGCTGGCTGCTGGATTCGGAGTTCGTAGACCACTGGTACGGCTTCTACTGCTTCGAGGCCGAGAACGTGGTGATCAAGGGCAACACCTACCGCGACAACATCGTCTACGGCATCGACCCCCACGACCGTTCCCACGGGCTGATCATCGCCCACAACACCGTGTTCGGGACCAGGAAGAAGCACGGCATCATCATTTCCCGCGAGGTGGACGACAGCTGGATCGTCCACAACAAGAGCTACGACAACAAGCTCTCAGGGATAGTCATCGACCGTAACTCGGTGAACAACCTCGTGGCCTGGAACGAGGTCTACCAGAACCACTCCGACGGCATCACCCTCTACGAGAGCTCCAACAACCTGCTCTGGGGCAACCGCATCGTCAACAACAAGCGCCACGGCATCCGCGTGCGCAACAGCGTGAACATCCGCCTCTACGAGAACCTCTCGGCGGCCAACGGCCTGACCGGCGTCTACGGCCACATCAAGGACCTCTCCAACACCGACCGGAACATCGAGCTCGACCCCTTCGACACCAAGGTCTCGCTGATCCTGGTGGGCGGCAAGCTCGCCGGCAACGCGTCCAGCCCCCTGTCCATCGACTCGCCGCTGTCGGTGGAGCTGTACCGCGTCGAGCTGCTCGCCCCGAGCAAGTCCACCGGCATCAGCTTCGCCGGAATCCTCGGCGAGAAGCAGGACGAAATCCTCGACCTGATGGTGCGCCGCCAGCAAGCGGTGCTGATCGATCCCGTCGAAAGCCAGGCCGAACTCCAGGATTGA
- a CDS encoding alginate O-acetyltransferase gives MNRTLNLLYIVLFCGLLLALSLWSMRAVFGFSVARETSVLDGKLALAFEKNYDAQFPVKQLGTNLWALLDYKLFGEGRQGVVIGQDGWLFSDEEFDPVADGSKQMRDNLALIQGVRDELARHDVQLVLAIVPAKSRLYPEHVGEAVPTALRQDLYERFRGAARKAGIIAPDLLVSLEAAKDQGQVFLRTDTHWTPLGAEVVAGNLGKAVGQAMELRGNPQQYVTETQGVDAYKGDLTRFLPLDPLFENLMPAPDQLQQRTTRSADEAASGDDALFAESEVPVVLVGTSYSANDKWNFAGALRQSLQRDLANHAEDGHGPILPMLKYLKSDEFKDAAPQLVIWEFPERYLPMPSDLSDFDPEWVAGLRKGSVDDQRLASRSAN, from the coding sequence ATGAACAGAACCCTGAACCTGCTCTACATCGTGCTCTTCTGCGGCCTGCTGCTGGCGCTGAGCCTGTGGTCCATGCGCGCGGTCTTCGGCTTCTCCGTGGCCCGGGAAACCAGCGTGCTGGACGGCAAGCTGGCGCTGGCCTTCGAGAAGAACTACGACGCGCAATTCCCGGTCAAGCAACTGGGCACCAACCTCTGGGCATTGCTGGACTACAAACTGTTCGGCGAAGGCCGCCAGGGCGTGGTGATCGGCCAGGACGGCTGGCTCTTCTCGGACGAGGAGTTCGACCCGGTGGCCGACGGCTCGAAGCAGATGCGCGACAACCTGGCGCTGATCCAGGGCGTTCGCGACGAGCTGGCCCGACATGACGTCCAGCTGGTGCTGGCGATAGTCCCGGCCAAGTCGCGGCTCTACCCCGAGCATGTCGGCGAAGCCGTTCCCACCGCCCTGCGCCAGGACCTCTACGAGCGCTTCCGTGGCGCCGCCCGCAAGGCCGGGATCATCGCCCCGGACCTGCTCGTCAGCCTCGAGGCCGCCAAGGACCAGGGCCAGGTCTTCCTGCGCACCGACACCCACTGGACGCCGCTGGGCGCCGAGGTGGTGGCCGGCAACCTGGGCAAGGCGGTCGGCCAGGCCATGGAGCTGCGCGGCAACCCGCAGCAGTACGTCACCGAGACCCAGGGCGTGGATGCCTACAAGGGCGACCTGACCCGCTTCCTGCCCCTGGACCCGCTGTTCGAGAACCTGATGCCGGCCCCCGACCAGTTGCAGCAGCGCACCACCCGCAGCGCTGATGAAGCCGCCAGCGGCGACGACGCCCTGTTCGCCGAGAGCGAAGTGCCGGTGGTGCTGGTGGGCACCAGTTACAGCGCCAACGACAAGTGGAACTTCGCCGGCGCCCTGCGCCAGTCGCTGCAGCGCGACCTGGCCAACCACGCCGAGGACGGCCACGGGCCGATCCTGCCGATGCTCAAGTACCTCAAGAGCGACGAATTCAAGGACGCCGCGCCGCAGCTGGTGATCTGGGAGTTCCCGGAACGCTACCTGCCGATGCCCAGCGACCTGTCCGACTTCGACCCCGAATGGGTCGCCGGCCTGCGCAAGGGCTCGGTCGACGACCAACGCCTGGCTTCGCGCTCGGCCAACTGA
- a CDS encoding MBOAT family protein, whose translation MVFSSNVFLFLFLPIFLGLYYMVGTRYRNLLLLIASYIFYAWWRIDFLLLFVAVTVFNYWIGLRVGAAGVRTKTAQKWLLLGVVVDLCVLGYFKYANFGVDSFNAIVASFGMEPFVLTHILLPIGISFYIFESISYIIDVYRGDTPATRNLIDFAAFVAIFPHLIAGPVLRFRDLVDQFNHRTHTVDKFAEGCTRFMQGFIKKVFIADSIAPIADHCFALSDPTTGDAWLGALAYTAQLYFDFSGYSDMAIGLGLMMGFRFMENFNQPYISQSITEFWRRWHISLSTWLRDYLYISLGGNRGTTFQTYRNLFLTMLLGGLWHGANFTYIIWGAWHGAWLAIERALGVNAAPRVINPLKLAFTFLLVVIGWVIFRAENLDVAWRMYAAMFSFGDWQLSELNRAQLTSLQIATLVLAYVVLAICGIRQFYAQPLAGAPKARARDEDDGIAINADGSATLPAARVKLATLAFHAAVLLLFAVSVLKLSAQSFSPFLYFQF comes from the coding sequence ATGGTCTTTTCTTCAAACGTGTTCCTGTTCCTGTTCCTGCCGATCTTCCTCGGCTTGTACTACATGGTCGGGACACGCTACCGAAACCTGCTGCTGCTGATTGCCAGCTACATCTTCTACGCCTGGTGGCGCATCGACTTCCTGCTGCTGTTCGTGGCGGTCACGGTGTTCAACTACTGGATCGGCCTGCGCGTGGGCGCGGCCGGGGTGCGCACGAAAACCGCGCAGAAATGGCTGCTGCTCGGCGTGGTGGTCGACCTCTGCGTGCTGGGCTACTTCAAGTACGCCAACTTCGGCGTCGACAGCTTCAACGCCATCGTCGCCTCGTTCGGCATGGAGCCCTTCGTGCTCACCCACATCCTGCTGCCGATCGGGATCTCCTTCTACATCTTCGAGTCCATCAGCTACATCATCGACGTCTACCGCGGCGACACCCCGGCGACGCGCAACCTGATCGACTTCGCGGCCTTCGTGGCGATCTTCCCGCACCTGATCGCCGGCCCGGTGCTGCGCTTCCGCGACCTGGTGGACCAGTTCAACCACCGCACCCACACGGTGGACAAGTTCGCCGAGGGCTGCACGCGCTTCATGCAGGGCTTCATCAAGAAGGTCTTCATCGCCGACAGCATCGCGCCCATCGCCGACCACTGCTTCGCCCTGTCCGACCCCACCACGGGCGACGCCTGGCTCGGCGCCCTGGCCTACACCGCGCAGCTGTACTTCGACTTCTCCGGCTACAGCGACATGGCCATCGGCCTCGGCCTGATGATGGGCTTCCGCTTCATGGAGAACTTCAACCAGCCCTACATCAGCCAGTCCATCACCGAGTTCTGGCGACGCTGGCACATCAGCCTCTCCACCTGGCTGCGGGACTACCTCTACATCAGCCTGGGCGGCAACCGTGGCACCACCTTCCAGACCTACCGCAACCTGTTCCTGACCATGTTGCTGGGCGGCCTGTGGCACGGCGCCAACTTCACCTACATCATCTGGGGTGCCTGGCACGGCGCCTGGCTGGCCATCGAGCGCGCCCTAGGGGTCAACGCCGCGCCACGGGTGATCAACCCGCTGAAGCTGGCCTTCACCTTCCTGCTGGTGGTGATCGGCTGGGTGATCTTCCGCGCCGAGAACCTCGATGTGGCCTGGCGCATGTACGCCGCCATGTTCAGCTTCGGTGACTGGCAGCTTTCCGAGCTCAACCGTGCCCAGCTCACCAGCCTGCAGATCGCCACCCTGGTGTTGGCGTACGTGGTGCTGGCCATCTGCGGCATCCGCCAGTTCTACGCCCAGCCCCTGGCCGGCGCGCCCAAGGCCCGCGCTCGCGACGAAGACGACGGTATCGCCATCAACGCCGACGGCAGCGCCACCCTGCCCGCCGCCCGCGTGAAGCTCGCCACCCTGGCGTTCCACGCCGCCGTGCTGCTGCTGTTCGCCGTCTCGGTGCTGAAGCTCTCGGCGCAGAGCTTCTCGCCCTTCCTGTACTTCCAGTTCTGA
- a CDS encoding alginate O-acetyltransferase AlgF translates to MNRQNNRSWTSYACALVLGLGALQAQADEGGLYGPQAPKGSAFVRAYNAASNELSVNVGNTALTDVPPQGSSDFKFLPAGNYSAQVGGSNLSVKLEADRYYTLVNQTGKSPQLVEEPVFRNKQKALLRVQNLSDAKLTLKTADGKTPVVADVAPQGRGEREINPVKVGLALFDGDRKVSDLKPIALQRGEVVCLYITGSGDKLAPVWVKRPVES, encoded by the coding sequence ATGAACCGACAGAACAACCGCAGCTGGACGTCTTATGCCTGCGCCCTGGTGCTCGGCCTCGGTGCCCTGCAGGCCCAGGCCGATGAAGGCGGCCTGTATGGCCCGCAAGCCCCCAAGGGGTCGGCCTTCGTCCGCGCCTACAACGCCGCCAGCAACGAGCTCAGCGTCAACGTCGGCAACACCGCGCTGACCGACGTGCCGCCCCAGGGCTCCAGCGACTTCAAGTTCCTCCCGGCGGGCAACTACAGCGCCCAGGTGGGCGGCAGCAACCTCTCGGTGAAGCTGGAAGCCGACCGCTACTACACCCTGGTCAACCAGACCGGCAAGTCGCCGCAGCTGGTGGAGGAGCCGGTCTTCCGCAACAAGCAGAAAGCCCTGCTGCGCGTGCAGAACCTGTCCGACGCCAAGCTCACCCTGAAGACCGCCGACGGCAAGACCCCGGTGGTGGCCGACGTGGCTCCGCAAGGTCGCGGCGAGCGCGAGATCAACCCGGTGAAGGTTGGCCTGGCGCTGTTCGACGGCGACCGCAAGGTCAGCGACCTCAAGCCCATCGCCCTGCAGCGCGGCGAGGTGGTCTGCCTCTACATCACCGGCAGCGGCGACAAGCTCGCGCCGGTCTGGGTCAAGCGCCCCGTGGAATCCTGA
- a CDS encoding alginate biosynthesis protein AlgX: MQRLSRKWFTPSALAAALLAAAQGAQAAPEYSVQRTGPLCAVAQDPASYNTKYLSFFTALVQGQDDWLFRTQYDLRTDFGTTPYGWSQFRRLRDALKARGVELLVVYQPTRGLINREKLTPEEKAHFNYDLAKKNYLAAVEQFRKAGIWTTDLSPLFDEQGVGTDYYFKADHHWTPAGAERTAKLVAETLNQIPGFSDIPKKDFQSKVVGLLPKAGTLHKTAGQLCGTTYATQYVERFETEAAGDGGDSLFGDESNPKVALVGTSNSGPAYNFAGFLQQHSGAEVLNMAVSGGGFDSALLQYMSSKEFHENPPKVLVWEFATHYDMAQKSFYRQAVPLVNNGCEGRPVALKAKAKLHPGANEVLVNGKGSAPRDLRGRDYQVDLTFSDPSVHEAKATIWYLNGRRENFKLEQSDRVDTGGRYVFELRNDPDWADLNLLALEIHSPEQMPQDLSVEVSLCKRPSKGGEDLTAQAR; this comes from the coding sequence ATGCAAAGACTTTCCCGCAAGTGGTTCACCCCCTCGGCCCTGGCCGCCGCCCTGCTGGCCGCGGCACAGGGCGCCCAGGCCGCGCCCGAATACAGCGTGCAACGCACCGGCCCGCTCTGCGCGGTGGCCCAGGACCCGGCCAGCTACAACACCAAGTACCTCAGCTTCTTCACCGCCCTGGTGCAGGGCCAGGACGACTGGCTATTCCGTACCCAGTACGACCTGCGCACCGACTTCGGCACCACGCCCTACGGCTGGAGCCAGTTCCGTCGCCTGCGCGATGCGCTCAAGGCCCGTGGCGTCGAGCTGCTGGTGGTCTACCAGCCCACCCGTGGCCTGATAAACCGCGAGAAGCTCACTCCCGAGGAGAAGGCCCACTTCAACTACGACCTGGCGAAGAAGAACTACCTCGCCGCCGTGGAGCAGTTCCGCAAGGCCGGTATCTGGACCACCGACCTCTCGCCGCTGTTCGACGAGCAGGGCGTGGGCACCGACTACTACTTCAAGGCCGACCACCACTGGACCCCGGCCGGTGCCGAGCGCACCGCCAAGCTGGTGGCCGAGACCCTGAACCAGATCCCCGGCTTCTCCGACATTCCGAAGAAGGACTTCCAGAGCAAGGTGGTGGGCCTGCTGCCCAAGGCCGGCACCCTGCACAAGACCGCCGGCCAGCTCTGCGGCACCACCTACGCCACCCAGTACGTCGAGCGCTTCGAGACCGAGGCGGCGGGCGACGGTGGCGACAGCCTGTTCGGCGACGAGTCCAACCCCAAGGTGGCCCTGGTGGGCACCAGTAACAGCGGCCCGGCCTACAACTTCGCCGGGTTCCTGCAGCAGCACAGCGGCGCCGAGGTACTCAACATGGCAGTCAGCGGCGGCGGCTTCGACAGCGCCCTGCTGCAGTACATGAGCAGCAAGGAGTTCCACGAGAACCCGCCCAAGGTGCTGGTCTGGGAGTTCGCCACCCACTACGACATGGCGCAGAAGAGCTTCTATCGCCAGGCCGTGCCGCTGGTGAACAACGGCTGCGAAGGCCGCCCGGTGGCGCTGAAAGCCAAGGCCAAGCTGCACCCCGGCGCCAACGAGGTGCTGGTCAACGGCAAGGGCTCGGCCCCCCGCGACCTGCGTGGCCGCGACTACCAGGTGGACCTGACCTTCAGCGACCCCTCGGTGCACGAGGCCAAGGCCACCATCTGGTACCTCAACGGCCGCCGCGAGAACTTCAAGCTGGAACAGAGCGATCGCGTCGACACCGGCGGCCGCTACGTCTTCGAGCTGCGCAACGATCCCGACTGGGCCGACCTGAACCTGCTCGCCCTGGAAATCCACAGCCCCGAACAGATGCCCCAGGACCTCAGCGTCGAGGTCAGCCTCTGCAAGCGTCCGAGCAAGGGCGGGGAAGACCTCACGGCCCAGGCCCGCTGA
- a CDS encoding mannose-1-phosphate guanylyltransferase/mannose-6-phosphate isomerase has translation MIPVILSGGSGSRLWPLSRKQYPKQFLALTGEQTLFQQTLQRLNFEGMQPAVLVANQDHRFIVQEQLDAVGLETQSMLLEPFGRNTAPAVAIAAMQLLAEGRDELMLVLPADHVLRDQRAFQQALALATIAAEKGEMVLFGVPAERPETGYGYIRSKTDGALPEGISRVAQFVEKPNEATAQQYVASGDYFWNSGMFLFRASRFLEELKLHDVDIYDTCLLALERSKRDGIAVNIDSATFACCPDNSIDYAVMEKTARACVVPLTAGWNDVGSWSSIWEVHDKDKNGNVTKGDVVVQDSHNCLVHGNGKLVSVIGLDDVVVVETKDAMMIAHKDRVQDVKKLVNKLDADGRSETQNHCAVYRPWGSYDSVDMGGRFQVKHITVKPGAQLSLQMHHHRAEHWIVVSGTAQVTCDDKVFLLTENQSTYIPIASVHRLANPGKIPLEIIEVQSGSYLGEDDIERLDDVYGRAPQSATVHSIAR, from the coding sequence ATGATTCCCGTGATCCTCTCTGGCGGTAGCGGCTCTCGCCTCTGGCCTCTTTCGCGCAAGCAGTATCCCAAGCAGTTCCTCGCCCTCACCGGCGAACAGACCCTGTTCCAGCAGACCCTGCAACGCCTGAACTTCGAAGGCATGCAGCCGGCCGTGCTGGTGGCCAACCAGGATCACCGCTTCATCGTCCAGGAACAGCTGGACGCCGTCGGCCTGGAAACCCAGTCCATGCTGCTCGAGCCGTTCGGCCGCAACACCGCGCCGGCCGTGGCCATCGCCGCCATGCAGCTGCTGGCCGAAGGCCGCGACGAGCTGATGCTGGTACTCCCGGCCGACCACGTGCTGCGTGACCAGCGCGCCTTCCAGCAGGCCCTGGCGCTGGCCACCATCGCCGCCGAGAAGGGTGAGATGGTGCTGTTCGGCGTACCCGCCGAGCGTCCGGAAACCGGTTACGGCTACATCCGCAGCAAGACCGACGGCGCCCTGCCGGAAGGCATCAGCCGCGTCGCCCAGTTCGTCGAGAAACCCAACGAAGCCACCGCCCAGCAGTACGTGGCCTCCGGCGACTACTTCTGGAACAGCGGCATGTTCCTGTTCCGCGCCAGCCGCTTCCTCGAAGAGCTGAAACTGCACGATGTGGATATCTACGACACCTGCCTGCTGGCCCTGGAGCGCAGCAAGCGCGACGGCATCGCGGTGAACATCGACTCGGCCACCTTCGCCTGCTGCCCGGACAACTCCATCGACTACGCGGTGATGGAAAAGACCGCCCGCGCCTGCGTGGTGCCGCTGACCGCCGGCTGGAACGACGTGGGCAGCTGGAGCTCGATCTGGGAAGTGCACGACAAGGACAAGAACGGCAACGTCACCAAGGGCGACGTGGTGGTGCAGGACAGCCACAACTGCCTGGTGCACGGCAACGGCAAGCTGGTGTCGGTGATCGGCCTGGACGACGTGGTGGTGGTGGAAACCAAGGACGCCATGATGATCGCCCACAAGGACCGCGTGCAGGACGTGAAGAAGCTGGTGAACAAGCTCGACGCCGATGGCCGCAGCGAAACCCAGAACCACTGCGCCGTGTACCGCCCGTGGGGCTCCTACGACTCGGTGGACATGGGCGGCCGCTTCCAGGTCAAGCACATCACGGTCAAGCCGGGCGCGCAGCTCTCGCTGCAGATGCACCACCACCGTGCCGAGCACTGGATCGTGGTGTCCGGCACCGCCCAGGTGACCTGCGACGACAAGGTGTTCCTGCTCACCGAGAACCAGTCCACCTACATCCCGATCGCCTCGGTGCACCGCCTGGCCAACCCCGGCAAGATCCCCCTGGAGATCATCGAAGTGCAGTCCGGCAGCTACCTGGGCGAAGACGACATCGAGCGCCTGGATGACGTCTACGGCCGCGCCCCGCAGTCCGCCACGGTACACAGCATCGCCCGCTGA